In the genome of Candidatus Buchananbacteria bacterium CG10_big_fil_rev_8_21_14_0_10_42_9, one region contains:
- the msrB gene encoding peptide-methionine (R)-S-oxide reductase, translating to MGQDKSMPKSEDEWKHKLSAEQYHILREKGTELAFTGEYYDNHEEGKYLCAACGQELFGSDTKYDSGSGWPSFYAPAKEGNVKSDVDTSHGMIRTEVMCSRCGSHLGHVFPDGPQPTGQRFCINSAALNFNKKGKDAK from the coding sequence ATGGGACAAGATAAATCAATGCCAAAATCAGAAGATGAGTGGAAGCATAAGTTGAGCGCTGAGCAATATCATATTTTGCGCGAAAAGGGCACCGAGTTGGCATTTACCGGTGAGTATTACGATAACCATGAAGAGGGTAAGTATTTATGCGCGGCTTGTGGCCAAGAGCTTTTTGGCTCTGACACTAAATACGACTCCGGTTCGGGCTGGCCTAGTTTTTATGCGCCGGCTAAGGAAGGAAATGTGAAGTCTGATGTGGATACTAGCCACGGCATGATTCGCACGGAAGTGATGTGTAGCCGTTGCGGCAGTCATTTAGGCCATGTTTTCCCAGATGGACCGCAACCAACCGGCCAACGCTTTTGTATCAACTCTGCGGCGTTGAATTTTAATAAAAAGGGAAAAGATGCTAAGTGA
- a CDS encoding DNA mismatch repair protein MutT: MNMEFEYCPRCGTKLNPPNGRQRFKNCERCGFVNYQNPVPTASAIIVKDGKVLLGRRRSDPGKGMWDIPGGFIELNETPEEAARREILEETGLTINLEKFFGFFLGKYEYPTSPNAPTMNICFLASIQNGEPKANDDLVALEWFSKDEIPILGMAFDNNKQMLKKWITEN; the protein is encoded by the coding sequence ATGAATATGGAATTTGAATATTGTCCACGATGCGGCACTAAATTGAATCCGCCAAACGGCAGGCAGCGCTTTAAAAATTGTGAGCGATGTGGTTTTGTTAATTACCAAAATCCTGTCCCGACGGCCAGTGCCATTATCGTAAAAGATGGCAAGGTGCTGTTGGGTCGCCGGCGGAGCGATCCCGGTAAAGGCATGTGGGATATTCCGGGCGGGTTTATTGAGCTCAATGAAACGCCGGAAGAAGCGGCACGGCGAGAGATTTTAGAAGAGACCGGATTGACCATTAACTTGGAAAAGTTTTTTGGATTTTTTTTGGGTAAATATGAATACCCAACATCTCCCAATGCGCCGACTATGAACATTTGTTTTTTAGCTAGCATTCAAAACGGCGAACCAAAAGCCAATGATGATTTAGTCGCCCTAGAGTGGTTTAGTAAAGATGAAATTCCAATTCTCGGAATGGCTTTTGATAATAACAAGCAAATGTTAAAAAAGTGGATAACTGAAAATTAA
- a CDS encoding cupin domain-containing protein codes for MPGYITNIEKATLENKDYRRVLYTAKNSQLVLMNLQPGEEIGEETHTLDQFIRIEQGQAKVILDGKETEVQDDFAIVIPAGTKHNVINSGDNELKLYSIYSPPEHKDGTVHPTKADEKEEHFDGQTTE; via the coding sequence ATGCCAGGGTATATCACCAACATTGAAAAAGCGACGTTGGAAAACAAAGACTATCGCCGCGTTTTGTATACAGCTAAAAACAGTCAATTAGTGCTGATGAATTTGCAACCGGGGGAAGAAATTGGCGAAGAAACCCACACGCTTGACCAATTTATTCGCATTGAACAGGGCCAAGCCAAAGTTATATTAGACGGTAAAGAAACTGAAGTCCAAGATGATTTTGCAATCGTAATTCCGGCCGGCACAAAGCACAATGTGATTAACAGTGGCGATAACGAATTAAAATTGTATTCAATTTACTCTCCGCCCGAACACAAAGACGGCACGGTGCATCCGACCAAAGCCGACGAAAAAGAAGAGCATTTTGATGGCCAAACAACTGAATGA
- a CDS encoding glycosyl transferase, with translation MSKPFFSVVIATYNMADTLAGAINSVTSQSEKSWELIVVDDGSKDNTKQIVNFFIKEGLPIKYFYHQNSGLGISRNVGINQALADWVVFVDADDEFFTSHLAVRRTAIEQNPDVGLIYGPTEFLGSPLVPDKYRPGEQIHINQCFLIGTAAIKKEVLLSLSGFKNIHFEDTDLFERIKESGVKTIRVDNATHIYRNFESQDRITHKIRLSTRS, from the coding sequence ATGAGCAAGCCTTTTTTTAGTGTTGTTATTGCCACATACAATATGGCCGATACGCTCGCTGGCGCTATTAATTCGGTAACTAGCCAGTCGGAAAAAAGTTGGGAGTTAATTGTGGTTGACGACGGCAGCAAAGATAATACCAAGCAAATAGTTAATTTTTTTATAAAAGAAGGTTTGCCAATTAAATATTTTTATCACCAAAATTCCGGACTTGGGATATCTCGAAATGTTGGCATTAACCAAGCCCTAGCCGATTGGGTAGTTTTTGTTGATGCCGATGATGAATTTTTCACAAGCCATTTGGCAGTGCGGCGCACAGCTATTGAGCAAAATCCTGACGTCGGTTTGATCTACGGCCCAACTGAATTTTTAGGCTCTCCGCTAGTGCCGGACAAATACCGCCCCGGAGAGCAAATTCATATTAACCAATGTTTTTTAATTGGTACGGCCGCGATTAAAAAAGAAGTATTGTTATCTTTGAGCGGCTTTAAGAATATCCATTTTGAAGACACCGATTTATTTGAAAGGATTAAAGAATCAGGTGTCAAAACCATTCGGGTTGATAACGCCACACACATTTATCGGAATTTTGAAAGCCAAGATAGAATTACCCACAAAATTAGATTATCTACTAGAAGTTAA
- a CDS encoding DUF2391 domain-containing protein — MTNNQPNNHQSIRFQSKDAMQIVVGAALLAIPIGFTEETWRLGEHLPTLNILIITVLSIVFITVFVFFNYKRGELKHHHTEFVKRVAATYVLAFLVVGLFMTLIQQAPWILDTTLAIKRILIVTFPASMSAVIADMLNEL; from the coding sequence ATGACAAATAATCAACCAAACAATCACCAAAGTATACGCTTCCAATCCAAAGATGCTATGCAAATTGTTGTCGGCGCGGCGTTACTGGCTATCCCCATTGGCTTTACCGAGGAAACATGGCGGCTGGGTGAACATTTACCTACACTCAACATTTTAATTATTACCGTACTCTCCATCGTTTTTATTACCGTGTTTGTTTTCTTCAACTACAAACGCGGCGAGCTCAAACACCATCATACCGAGTTCGTGAAGCGGGTCGCGGCAACGTACGTACTGGCCTTTTTAGTCGTCGGACTATTTATGACTCTCATCCAGCAAGCGCCATGGATTCTTGACACGACATTAGCCATTAAACGAATTTTAATCGTTACCTTTCCGGCCTCCATGAGCGCGGTTATTGCAGACATGCTAAACGAGCTTTAA
- a CDS encoding MarC family protein: MLSATIAFLVLLNPFALFLYLEPVWTSLSHENFLFVLFKASLISFLIYALFLFAGNALFQKIFQIHFESFRIFGGIVVFSFAYFFIVKGQKAFVQVKENLDDMASEIALPFMVGPATISLVVLMANDFGLGQGFAMLFTIMAINYLTLVIIKFIRDAITRKKFKIAFDKNMEVLLRLNGFFVGAIGVNMIITGVNNLYF; the protein is encoded by the coding sequence ATGCTATCGGCCACCATCGCTTTTTTAGTTTTATTAAATCCTTTCGCGTTATTTTTGTATCTTGAACCTGTTTGGACAAGCCTATCTCACGAAAATTTTTTGTTTGTTTTATTCAAGGCATCTTTAATTTCTTTTTTAATATATGCTTTGTTTTTATTTGCCGGAAACGCTTTGTTCCAAAAGATTTTTCAAATACACTTTGAATCGTTTCGTATTTTTGGCGGAATTGTGGTTTTTTCCTTTGCCTATTTTTTTATCGTTAAAGGACAAAAAGCTTTTGTACAGGTTAAAGAAAACTTAGACGACATGGCATCAGAAATAGCTTTACCGTTTATGGTCGGCCCAGCCACAATTTCGCTCGTTGTTTTAATGGCTAATGATTTTGGCTTAGGCCAAGGCTTTGCTATGCTTTTTACAATTATGGCAATTAATTATTTAACGCTTGTGATAATAAAGTTTATTCGCGACGCAATTACAAGGAAGAAGTTTAAAATTGCTTTCGATAAAAATATGGAAGTTTTGCTTCGGCTTAATGGTTTTTTTGTCGGCGCTATCGGTGTGAATATGATTATTACCGGGGTTAACAATCTTTATTTTTAA
- a CDS encoding SDR family oxidoreductase — translation MKHKSIQQLYDFSGKVAVITGAAKGIGFGMAERLAEAGAKVVISDIDDKTGKAKAAVLEAEYIHADVSDEKDIAKLINQAVKKFSRIDIWINNAGIFPSKPALEMDLKFWEKIQAVNLRSVFLCSRDVSEVMKEQGGGVIINIGSIDSLHPSRVGLSAYDASKHGVWGFTKNFALEVAPYNIRVNAIAPGGISTEGVEEMTKGGIKAGVTEGDAVKDFTARIPLGKLGEPDDIAMLALYLASDASKYMTGSLVVVDGGYLLT, via the coding sequence ATGAAGCATAAATCAATTCAACAACTTTACGATTTTTCCGGTAAAGTGGCTGTGATCACTGGCGCGGCTAAAGGTATTGGCTTTGGCATGGCTGAACGTTTAGCGGAGGCTGGAGCAAAAGTTGTAATTAGCGACATTGATGATAAAACCGGCAAGGCCAAGGCGGCCGTTTTGGAAGCTGAATATATTCACGCGGATGTTAGCGACGAAAAAGATATCGCTAAGCTTATTAATCAGGCTGTTAAAAAGTTTTCACGCATTGACATTTGGATAAATAACGCCGGAATTTTCCCGTCTAAACCGGCGCTTGAGATGGATTTGAAATTTTGGGAAAAAATACAGGCCGTAAATTTACGCAGTGTGTTTTTGTGTAGCCGGGACGTGTCTGAAGTGATGAAAGAGCAAGGCGGGGGAGTAATTATTAACATCGGATCAATTGATTCTTTGCACCCAAGCCGTGTTGGTTTGTCGGCTTACGATGCTTCTAAACATGGCGTGTGGGGATTTACTAAAAATTTTGCTTTGGAAGTGGCGCCTTATAATATTCGGGTAAATGCTATTGCGCCGGGCGGCATTAGCACAGAGGGTGTTGAGGAAATGACTAAAGGCGGAATAAAAGCTGGCGTTACCGAAGGCGACGCGGTTAAAGATTTTACAGCGCGTATTCCGCTTGGCAAATTAGGAGAACCAGATGATATTGCGATGCTCGCGTTATATTTAGCCAGTGACGCGAGTAAGTATATGACTGGTAGTTTAGTGGTGGTTGACGGCGGTTATTTATTGACCTAA